From Enterococcus mediterraneensis, the proteins below share one genomic window:
- the nagA gene encoding N-acetylglucosamine-6-phosphate deacetylase, whose product MKTFIFADKFFLKSAVKGPGYLEISDGKFGDFYSELPDQEANVIDQSGKWIAPGLVDTHIHGFVNHDVMDNDAEGIKAMSEGLLSCGVTSFLPTTLTSSKERLRDVAETVGNVHKDVTGAKIQGIYFEGPFFTEEHKGAQNPSYFGDPDLDTFHEWQEASGGIIKKIALAPERQGVKEFVQQVTSEGVVVSLGHSNATLDEAQVAVEAGASVFVHAYNGMRGLNHREPGMVGALLTLHDVFSELICDGHHVHPQAAEVLMEKAGHDHVALITDCMMAGGMPDGNYMLGEFPVVVKEGTARLESGNLAGSILKLKEAIKNVVDWGLATPEQAVMMATYVPAVSCKIDDVCGSIAKDRDADFIVLNPDMTLEATYLDGVERYHA is encoded by the coding sequence ATGAAAACATTTATTTTTGCTGACAAATTCTTCTTGAAATCTGCTGTAAAAGGACCGGGATATCTAGAAATCAGCGATGGAAAATTTGGAGATTTTTATTCTGAGCTTCCTGACCAAGAAGCAAATGTAATCGATCAAAGCGGAAAATGGATCGCACCAGGGTTAGTTGACACCCATATCCACGGCTTTGTCAATCACGACGTAATGGACAACGATGCAGAAGGAATCAAAGCGATGAGTGAAGGATTACTTTCTTGCGGCGTTACTTCATTTTTACCTACAACATTGACATCCAGCAAAGAACGCTTGCGGGACGTAGCAGAAACAGTCGGGAACGTCCACAAAGACGTAACTGGTGCTAAAATCCAAGGTATTTATTTTGAAGGACCTTTCTTCACAGAAGAACATAAGGGTGCGCAAAATCCTTCTTACTTCGGTGATCCGGATTTGGATACTTTCCATGAATGGCAAGAAGCTTCAGGCGGGATCATCAAAAAAATCGCATTAGCTCCAGAACGCCAAGGGGTCAAAGAATTCGTCCAACAAGTGACCAGTGAAGGCGTAGTTGTTTCATTAGGACACAGCAACGCAACATTGGATGAAGCGCAAGTAGCGGTTGAAGCCGGTGCCAGCGTGTTCGTTCATGCTTACAATGGTATGCGAGGCTTGAATCATCGTGAACCAGGAATGGTCGGTGCTTTATTGACACTGCACGATGTCTTTTCTGAATTGATTTGCGATGGGCATCATGTTCATCCGCAAGCTGCGGAAGTTTTGATGGAAAAAGCAGGCCATGATCATGTAGCGCTGATCACTGACTGTATGATGGCTGGCGGAATGCCAGACGGAAATTACATGCTGGGAGAATTTCCAGTAGTAGTAAAAGAAGGAACTGCGCGATTAGAATCCGGAAATCTTGCAGGAAGTATCTTGAAACTGAAAGAAGCAATCAAAAATGTGGTTGATTGGGGACTTGCAACGCCTGAACAAGCAGTAATGATGGCGACTTACGTTCCGGCAGTCAGCTGTAAGATCGATGATGTCTGCGGATCGATCGCAAAAGACCGCGACGCTGACTTTATCGTATTGAATCCTGATATGACATTAGAAGCGACTTATCTTGACGGCGTAGAACGCTATCACGCATAA
- a CDS encoding helix-turn-helix domain-containing protein, with amino-acid sequence MEKMSFGDVLREIRKQRSLSQKMLSQGICSQSVLSRIENNEELPNVLVMQQLCDRLNVMMDQVMTCHRYEAQKNQEIMDQIESHFFHEEYQELEKLLNHSDVLQQLYLDTDLQLYYYYEGSCRFYLHQDYKGALFSLKQGLSYTLQVDKVYNSAAEIQLISCIGCVYSALGVKEKAQEYLEKSMTLYRELPLKRRTDRLIKIFFNYGRFLFDQEEYQASSAVVDEGIKAAHDKKSYYYLAELFFLKGELLLKTKKAQEAETYFSYSRKIREMHKI; translated from the coding sequence ATGGAAAAGATGTCGTTTGGGGATGTTTTACGAGAGATACGAAAGCAGCGGTCATTATCGCAAAAAATGTTAAGTCAGGGGATTTGTTCTCAAAGTGTTTTAAGCCGGATTGAAAATAATGAAGAATTGCCGAATGTTTTAGTTATGCAACAGTTGTGCGATCGGCTGAATGTGATGATGGATCAAGTGATGACTTGCCATCGGTATGAAGCGCAAAAAAATCAGGAGATCATGGATCAAATAGAATCTCATTTTTTTCATGAAGAATATCAAGAATTGGAGAAATTGCTGAATCATTCTGATGTCTTGCAGCAACTGTATCTGGACACGGATCTGCAGCTATATTACTACTATGAAGGAAGTTGCCGCTTTTATCTTCATCAAGATTATAAAGGAGCGCTTTTTAGCCTGAAACAAGGACTTTCCTACACGCTTCAAGTCGATAAGGTATATAATTCTGCTGCCGAGATACAGCTGATCAGCTGCATCGGTTGCGTATATTCGGCTTTAGGTGTGAAAGAAAAGGCACAGGAATACTTAGAAAAAAGTATGACATTGTACCGAGAGCTGCCGCTAAAAAGAAGAACGGACCGCTTGATCAAGATCTTTTTTAACTATGGCCGTTTTTTATTTGACCAAGAAGAGTACCAAGCAAGTTCTGCCGTTGTGGACGAAGGAATCAAAGCCGCCCACGATAAAAAAAGCTATTACTATTTAGCGGAGCTTTTCTTTTTAAAAGGTGAGTTGCTTCTAAAAACAAAAAAAGCCCAAGAAGCGGAAACCTATTTTTCTTATAGCCGTAAAATTAGAGAAATGCATAAAATTTAA
- a CDS encoding DUF2187 domain-containing protein, with protein sequence MMEKATVIFEWEQAFFKGMVEKEYENSFLINVSEPSCSEIKEKFANRMIISKKNCEIVNNISQN encoded by the coding sequence ATCATGGAAAAAGCAACTGTCATCTTTGAGTGGGAACAGGCATTTTTCAAAGGTATGGTTGAAAAAGAGTACGAAAACTCTTTCTTGATCAATGTCTCAGAACCTTCCTGCAGCGAAATCAAAGAGAAATTCGCGAATCGAATGATCATTAGCAAAAAAAATTGTGAAATAGTGAATAATATTTCTCAAAACTGA
- a CDS encoding pyridoxal phosphate-dependent aminotransferase produces MKNFEKSNKLEGVSYDVRGPVLEEAERMQEEGVSILKLNTGNPAPFGFEAPNEIVRDLILNVRDSEGYSDSKGIFAARKAIEQYCQLKKFPNVGINDIYTGNGVSELITLCMQGLCNNGDEVLVPMPDYPLWTASVSLAGGKPVHYICDEQSEWYPDLDDMRAKVTDKTKAIVVINPNNPTGALYPKEILEGIVEIAREFDLIIFSDEIYDRLVMDGLQHIPIATLAPDRFVVTLNGLSKSHRVAGFRVGWMILSGDKTHAKDYIEGLNMLSSMRLCSNVLSQQIIQTALGGYQSIDELLLPGGRIYEQREYIYQAINDIPGLSAVKPKAAFYIFPKIDTKRFNIVNDEQFVLDFLHKHKILLVHGGGFNWHKPDHFRIVYLPKMDDLKFTAAKMREFLETYKQK; encoded by the coding sequence ATGAAAAATTTTGAAAAATCCAATAAACTTGAAGGCGTGAGCTATGACGTACGCGGACCGGTACTAGAAGAAGCGGAACGGATGCAAGAAGAAGGCGTTAGTATTTTAAAGCTAAATACAGGAAATCCCGCACCATTTGGGTTTGAAGCGCCGAATGAGATCGTTCGTGATTTGATTTTGAATGTGCGGGATTCTGAGGGGTACTCAGATTCGAAGGGAATCTTTGCCGCTCGTAAAGCGATCGAACAGTATTGTCAGTTGAAAAAATTTCCGAATGTCGGGATCAATGATATCTATACTGGTAACGGAGTCAGCGAATTGATCACTTTATGTATGCAGGGATTATGCAACAATGGTGATGAAGTGCTGGTTCCGATGCCGGATTATCCGCTTTGGACAGCTTCTGTTTCTTTGGCAGGGGGAAAACCTGTCCATTATATCTGTGACGAACAAAGTGAATGGTACCCTGATCTTGACGATATGCGGGCAAAAGTAACGGACAAAACGAAAGCGATCGTAGTGATCAATCCTAATAATCCTACTGGTGCGCTTTATCCAAAAGAAATTTTGGAAGGAATTGTTGAAATCGCCAGAGAATTTGATTTGATTATTTTCTCTGATGAAATCTACGATCGACTGGTTATGGATGGTTTACAGCATATTCCTATCGCGACTCTTGCACCGGATCGTTTTGTAGTGACCTTAAATGGCCTTTCGAAATCTCATCGTGTAGCGGGATTCCGTGTAGGCTGGATGATCCTTAGCGGAGATAAAACCCATGCAAAAGATTATATTGAAGGATTGAACATGCTGTCTTCAATGAGACTTTGTTCCAATGTGCTTTCGCAACAAATCATCCAAACGGCACTTGGCGGTTATCAAAGTATTGATGAATTGCTGCTGCCAGGAGGTCGGATCTATGAACAGCGGGAATATATTTACCAAGCAATCAATGACATCCCAGGTCTATCGGCAGTCAAACCTAAAGCCGCATTTTATATTTTCCCCAAAATTGATACCAAACGTTTCAATATCGTAAATGATGAACAATTTGTTTTGGATTTTCTCCACAAACATAAGATATTGTTGGTACACGGCGGCGGATTCAACTGGCATAAGCCAGACCACTTTAGAATCGTTTATTTACCAAAGATGGATGATTTGAAATTCACGGCCGCTAAAATGCGGGAATTCTTAGAAACATACAAACAAAAATAA
- a CDS encoding glycoside hydrolase family 13 protein: protein MKIYYDPWRTEHKEPFGAVMDRDFVKFSITIAETAVEAAYLVIHKDAQEPDYIQLENYGTDRYCYDFFVNEGVGLYFYHFEIHLRKENQLEKIYYGRNEQGENTCFLSKEAVHEYQLTCCQKKEKAPKWYRDAVFYQIFPDRFFNGNPDGRVNAPKSNTFLYGRMQDDPLYIKNQEGEILRWDFYGGNLKGIIKKIPYLKELGVTAIYLNPIFEANSNHRYDTGDFLKIDEILGDESDFNELIAALHENEMHLVLDGVFNHVGKNSRYFDYDGSYGKIGAYQSTESPYFDWFKFEEYPEKYKAWWGIKDLPEIAKENPDFQDFIYGTHSVLDKWNQLGVDGWRLDVADELPDYFIQGIRKNLDRYKDKILIGEVWEDASNKIAYQQRRQYILGDHLHSVMNYPLRTVIIDFLKRDCSPRDAAKILTQLEENYPTDIFYNNFNNIGTHDTPRILSELEGDKQKLDLAFAFLTFMPGIPCIYYGDEAGLTGGKDPENRKFFPWEQIDEECYGNCQRWLQMRKDHVLLRQGDFRLLFCNELLLILRYDQENYLMAVFNPTEEEQILKKQQIQSLRDLPFSLTTLDLPEQSIHPKAIQVFSGRF from the coding sequence ATGAAGATCTACTACGATCCTTGGCGGACAGAACACAAAGAACCTTTTGGCGCAGTCATGGATAGAGACTTTGTCAAATTCTCGATTACCATCGCTGAAACAGCTGTCGAAGCGGCTTATCTGGTGATCCATAAAGATGCGCAAGAACCAGACTATATCCAGTTGGAAAACTACGGTACGGATCGCTATTGTTATGATTTTTTCGTCAATGAGGGAGTGGGACTTTACTTCTATCATTTTGAGATCCATCTTCGTAAAGAGAATCAACTGGAAAAGATCTATTACGGGAGAAATGAACAAGGTGAAAATACTTGCTTTCTGTCTAAAGAAGCAGTTCACGAGTATCAATTGACCTGTTGTCAAAAAAAAGAAAAAGCACCGAAATGGTATCGTGACGCGGTTTTTTATCAAATATTTCCAGATCGTTTTTTTAATGGAAATCCTGATGGACGTGTCAATGCGCCTAAATCGAATACTTTCTTGTATGGAAGGATGCAAGATGATCCTTTATATATCAAAAATCAAGAAGGAGAGATTCTGCGTTGGGATTTTTATGGCGGCAATCTAAAAGGAATCATCAAAAAGATTCCCTACTTAAAGGAATTAGGAGTTACAGCCATTTATTTGAATCCGATTTTTGAAGCCAACAGCAATCATCGATATGATACAGGCGATTTTTTGAAAATCGACGAGATCTTGGGTGATGAATCTGATTTCAATGAGTTGATCGCAGCACTTCATGAAAATGAGATGCATTTGGTTTTAGACGGTGTTTTCAATCATGTGGGCAAAAACAGCCGCTATTTCGATTACGATGGCAGTTACGGAAAAATCGGCGCCTATCAATCGACGGAAAGTCCTTATTTTGACTGGTTCAAATTTGAAGAGTATCCGGAAAAGTACAAAGCTTGGTGGGGCATCAAAGATTTGCCGGAAATCGCAAAAGAAAATCCTGATTTTCAAGATTTTATTTATGGAACGCACAGCGTTTTGGATAAATGGAATCAACTGGGCGTAGATGGTTGGCGCCTAGATGTGGCGGATGAATTGCCGGATTATTTTATTCAAGGGATCCGGAAAAACCTTGATCGATACAAAGACAAGATTTTGATTGGGGAAGTTTGGGAAGACGCTTCAAATAAAATCGCCTATCAGCAACGTCGCCAATATATCCTAGGCGATCATTTGCATAGTGTGATGAACTACCCGTTGCGTACAGTGATCATTGATTTCTTGAAGAGAGACTGTTCACCAAGAGACGCGGCGAAGATATTGACGCAGTTGGAGGAAAATTATCCGACAGATATTTTTTATAATAACTTCAATAATATCGGGACTCATGATACACCTCGGATCTTATCGGAATTAGAAGGAGACAAACAAAAACTTGATCTCGCGTTTGCTTTTTTGACCTTTATGCCAGGCATACCATGTATCTATTATGGTGATGAAGCTGGACTGACAGGGGGAAAAGATCCGGAAAACCGCAAATTTTTCCCGTGGGAACAAATCGATGAGGAATGCTATGGAAACTGTCAGAGATGGCTGCAAATGCGAAAAGACCATGTATTACTCAGACAAGGTGACTTTCGTTTGCTCTTTTGTAATGAGCTGTTGCTGATCTTACGCTATGATCAGGAGAATTATCTGATGGCAGTCTTTAATCCAACAGAAGAAGAGCAAATCTTGAAAAAACAGCAAATACAAAGTCTGCGCGATCTGCCGTTTTCCTTAACAACATTGGACCTGCCGGAGCAGTCAATCCATCCGAAAGCAATTCAAGTTTTCTCAGGTCGGTTCTGA
- a CDS encoding glycogen/starch/alpha-glucan phosphorylase, translating into MLSKKKFKSEMRQRLREKYAMEIEDASSQELFNVLGSVIKAYYSDSWRQSWKSYLANEDKQVYYFSIEFLPGKMLKSNLLNLGILDVVSEGLAEMEIDLEDLANVEKDMALGNGGLGRLASCFMDSIASCGLPGNGNGIRYDYGLFKQRFVDGYQVELPDEWLSSGNVWEVRKESKAVDIQFSGDVWMVPDEEGHLKPVYKNQRILRAVPYDTAMIGYQNKRVNTMRLWGIEIPTSEEEKYTSIQDRRQFEDLTAVLYPDDSNERGRLVRLAQEYFFVSAGVQSILRYYLKLKKPLSCLSEYVAIHINDTHPALCVPEMMRLLLDEHGLSWEQAWEITVKVMSYTNHTIMAEALEKWPIHLMRSLLPRMYQIIEEIDRRFVEKKKLAYGSDLVERTRIIQNDQVHMAHLAIIGSHSTNGVAKLHSELLKQVVLHDFYEIYPERFNNKTNGIAERRWMQLANEPLSHVLDKHIKKSWRKNPEDLRLLLNYLDDPQVLKELAAAKLQNKEALARYIKETTGIKVLPTAIFDVQIKRLHAYKRQLLNLLHILKLYFELKENPDTAIHPRVFIFGAKAAPSYTYAKAIIKVINEVGNMINNDPAIGDRLKVVFLENYNVSLAERIIPAADVSEQISLASKEASGTSNMKLMLNGAITIATLDGANIEIRDAVGEDNIVIFGLTEQEVYAYYENQDYSALKIYEESPVLQKILNAFVDGTIPNIEFEGREIFDSLIKYNDEYFLLRDFDAYCQAQAKINEWYQDPQQWQQKSLINIANAGRFSADDTVLRYAEDIWQLNPVLKAAEKEPR; encoded by the coding sequence GTGTTATCGAAAAAGAAATTTAAGAGTGAGATGCGTCAACGGCTGAGGGAAAAATATGCAATGGAGATCGAAGACGCTTCATCGCAAGAGTTGTTCAATGTTTTAGGCAGTGTCATCAAGGCTTATTATTCGGATAGTTGGCGGCAAAGCTGGAAAAGTTATCTGGCGAATGAAGACAAACAGGTATATTATTTTTCCATCGAATTTTTACCAGGGAAAATGTTGAAAAGCAATCTGTTGAACCTGGGCATATTGGATGTCGTTTCTGAAGGTCTGGCGGAAATGGAAATCGATTTGGAAGATTTGGCAAATGTAGAAAAAGATATGGCCTTAGGGAATGGCGGATTAGGCCGCTTAGCTTCTTGTTTTATGGACTCCATCGCTTCTTGCGGTCTTCCGGGAAATGGCAATGGCATCCGCTATGATTATGGTTTGTTCAAACAACGTTTCGTAGATGGATATCAAGTGGAATTGCCGGATGAATGGCTCAGCAGCGGCAATGTCTGGGAAGTCCGCAAAGAAAGCAAAGCAGTAGATATCCAGTTTTCCGGAGACGTTTGGATGGTGCCTGACGAAGAAGGACATTTAAAACCGGTTTATAAAAATCAGCGTATTTTGCGAGCGGTCCCTTATGATACAGCGATGATCGGATACCAAAACAAACGTGTGAATACCATGCGCTTGTGGGGAATTGAGATCCCGACTTCTGAAGAAGAAAAATATACCAGTATCCAAGATCGAAGACAGTTTGAAGATTTGACAGCTGTCTTGTATCCCGACGATTCCAATGAAAGAGGGCGTTTAGTCCGGTTGGCACAAGAATACTTTTTTGTTTCAGCTGGAGTTCAAAGTATCTTGCGCTACTATTTGAAATTGAAAAAGCCCCTCAGCTGTTTGAGTGAGTATGTCGCGATCCATATCAATGACACTCATCCGGCGTTATGCGTTCCTGAAATGATGCGACTGTTGCTGGATGAGCATGGATTGTCTTGGGAACAGGCATGGGAGATCACTGTCAAAGTTATGAGTTATACCAATCACACGATCATGGCAGAAGCGCTGGAAAAATGGCCAATCCATCTGATGCGCTCCCTTTTGCCGCGGATGTATCAAATCATCGAAGAAATCGATCGACGCTTTGTGGAGAAAAAGAAATTGGCTTATGGCAGTGATCTGGTGGAACGTACCCGTATCATCCAAAACGATCAGGTCCATATGGCGCATCTTGCGATCATCGGCAGTCACAGCACAAACGGTGTCGCGAAGCTCCACTCGGAACTATTGAAACAAGTCGTACTCCACGATTTTTATGAGATTTATCCTGAACGCTTTAACAATAAAACAAACGGTATCGCAGAACGCCGCTGGATGCAGTTGGCCAACGAGCCGTTATCCCATGTCTTAGATAAACATATCAAAAAATCATGGCGAAAAAATCCTGAAGATCTGCGGTTATTGCTGAATTATTTAGACGATCCTCAAGTATTGAAAGAATTAGCGGCTGCCAAATTACAAAACAAAGAGGCACTGGCTCGTTACATCAAAGAAACCACCGGCATCAAGGTCTTACCGACTGCGATCTTCGATGTCCAGATCAAACGGCTGCATGCTTATAAACGGCAATTATTGAATTTATTGCATATTTTAAAATTATATTTTGAATTAAAAGAAAATCCCGATACAGCGATCCATCCCCGCGTCTTTATTTTTGGCGCTAAAGCGGCGCCTAGTTATACGTATGCCAAAGCGATCATCAAAGTGATCAATGAGGTAGGCAATATGATCAATAACGATCCAGCAATCGGTGACCGTTTGAAAGTCGTCTTTTTAGAAAACTACAATGTGAGTTTAGCAGAACGGATCATTCCGGCCGCGGATGTCAGCGAACAGATTTCTCTTGCTTCAAAAGAAGCATCAGGAACCAGCAATATGAAACTGATGTTGAACGGAGCGATCACCATCGCGACCCTTGACGGTGCCAATATTGAGATCAGAGATGCGGTAGGAGAAGACAATATCGTAATATTCGGGCTGACGGAGCAAGAAGTTTATGCTTACTATGAGAATCAAGACTATTCTGCATTGAAAATCTATGAAGAATCACCAGTGCTGCAAAAGATATTGAATGCTTTTGTCGATGGTACGATTCCAAATATCGAGTTTGAAGGTCGTGAGATTTTTGATTCACTGATCAAGTACAACGACGAATACTTTTTACTGCGGGATTTTGATGCTTATTGTCAGGCACAAGCAAAAATCAATGAATGGTATCAGGATCCTCAGCAATGGCAACAAAAAAGTTTGATCAATATCGCTAATGCTGGACGCTTTTCAGCAGACGACACTGTCCTCCGTTATGCTGAAGATATCTGGCAGCTGAATCCAGTCCTGAAAGCGGCAGAAAAGGAACCAAGATAA
- the glgA gene encoding glycogen synthase GlgA — MKVLFASAECAPFFKTGGLGDVAGALPKELQKKGIDIRVVLPYYPKMPEQYKEQCQDLFSFYVEVGWRHQYCGVKQLILQGVTYYFIDNLYYFDRDGLYGFYDDGERFAFFQQALIEMMERVDFIPDVLHVNDYHTAMVPFLLKEKYRWIQAYQNIRTVLTIHNIEFQGKYSGDMLPDLFGVGMERYEDGTVRLDDCLNFMKSGILYADRVNTVSPSYAEEIKTPEFGCGLDVILRMEAGKLRGIVNGIDYELNDPENDPSLSYHFSSTDLSGKAKNKQELQKIMGLPVKKDVPLIAVVSRLTYQKGFNLVLDEFQNLMDMDVQFVLLGTGDPHFENTFRYFAEKYPEKCAVNITFDVKLAQKIYAGSDIFLMPSAFEPCGLSQMMSMRYGTLPIVHEIGGLKDTVEPFNPVTGEGTGFGFAEFSSYQFLQAVKKAVELYHSSQEAWHKLVLQAMSRDFSWETSSENYVTLYQELTGQS; from the coding sequence ATGAAAGTACTATTCGCTTCAGCAGAATGCGCACCCTTTTTTAAAACGGGAGGATTAGGTGATGTGGCGGGAGCATTGCCGAAAGAGTTGCAAAAAAAAGGGATCGATATCCGTGTCGTATTGCCTTATTATCCAAAAATGCCAGAGCAATATAAAGAACAGTGTCAAGACTTGTTTTCCTTTTATGTAGAAGTGGGCTGGCGTCATCAATATTGCGGAGTCAAGCAGCTGATATTACAAGGCGTGACCTATTATTTTATTGATAATCTTTACTACTTTGATCGCGATGGTCTGTACGGATTCTATGATGATGGCGAACGATTCGCCTTCTTCCAGCAAGCATTGATCGAGATGATGGAGCGGGTGGACTTTATTCCAGATGTCCTGCATGTTAACGATTATCACACAGCGATGGTTCCATTTTTATTGAAAGAAAAATATCGCTGGATCCAAGCCTATCAAAATATCCGTACCGTCTTGACGATCCACAATATCGAATTTCAAGGGAAATACAGTGGCGATATGCTGCCTGATTTATTTGGTGTAGGGATGGAACGTTATGAAGATGGGACTGTCCGTCTGGATGACTGTTTGAACTTTATGAAATCCGGAATTCTTTACGCAGACCGCGTAAATACAGTTAGTCCTTCTTATGCAGAAGAAATCAAAACACCGGAATTCGGCTGCGGACTTGATGTGATCTTGCGGATGGAAGCTGGAAAATTACGAGGTATCGTAAATGGAATCGATTATGAGCTCAATGATCCTGAAAACGATCCGTCGTTAAGCTATCATTTTTCAAGTACTGATCTGTCTGGTAAAGCTAAAAACAAGCAAGAACTGCAAAAAATCATGGGACTTCCAGTGAAAAAAGATGTTCCGCTGATCGCAGTGGTCAGCCGGCTGACGTATCAAAAAGGTTTCAACCTTGTACTAGATGAATTCCAAAACTTGATGGATATGGATGTCCAGTTTGTTTTATTAGGCACTGGTGATCCGCATTTTGAAAATACTTTCCGCTATTTTGCGGAAAAATATCCGGAAAAATGTGCGGTCAATATTACGTTTGATGTCAAGCTAGCACAAAAAATCTATGCTGGATCAGATATCTTTTTGATGCCGTCTGCCTTTGAACCCTGCGGATTGTCTCAAATGATGTCTATGCGCTATGGTACATTGCCGATAGTCCACGAGATTGGAGGCTTGAAAGATACCGTTGAACCTTTCAACCCTGTGACTGGTGAAGGAACTGGATTCGGGTTTGCTGAATTTTCTTCCTATCAATTTTTACAAGCCGTGAAAAAAGCGGTGGAGTTGTATCACTCTTCTCAAGAAGCGTGGCATAAACTGGTTCTGCAAGCAATGTCTCGTGATTTCAGCTGGGAAACTTCTTCTGAAAATTATGTGACATTGTATCAAGAATTGACAGGACAAAGTTAA
- the glgD gene encoding glucose-1-phosphate adenylyltransferase subunit GlgD yields the protein MKTKHMCAILGNLNQYEDLLPLTEHRPLATLPFDCKYRLIDFALSSIVNANISSVFMMFNEGETQSVFDHIGGGKEWNLDGVRNRYFIHVYQDLLKQKEETENYYATIIDFLEKSKTEYTVFMGSKMLCNIDLRAVLKIHQVQKNDMTVVYKRIQRDQVYPTDIVLKLGEGGKIDSAAKAEDIELGETVNLCADIYIIQTDQLIKALKEGQKVGTPVNLETFLRGHITELKSSTYEYTGYLSNIHDVPSYYQANMDMLNQRQFSSLMYSSQKVYTKLKNEVPTYYATTSDVKNSQFASGCVVEGKVHRSLISRSTTIAKDAVVEDTILMTNNEICEGAVVQYAILDKNVIVDPGVKIIGTPEKPMVVKKGAHVTADMMVDALEENKA from the coding sequence ATGAAGACTAAACATATGTGTGCAATTTTAGGAAATCTCAATCAATATGAAGACCTTCTTCCATTGACGGAACATCGGCCATTGGCGACATTGCCGTTTGACTGTAAATATCGTTTGATCGATTTTGCGCTCTCCAGTATCGTCAACGCGAATATCAGCTCTGTGTTCATGATGTTCAATGAAGGAGAAACGCAATCTGTTTTCGATCATATCGGCGGCGGGAAAGAGTGGAATTTGGACGGAGTTAGAAACCGTTATTTCATTCATGTCTATCAGGATCTTTTAAAACAAAAAGAAGAAACTGAAAACTACTATGCAACAATAATCGACTTTTTGGAAAAATCCAAAACAGAATATACTGTATTTATGGGCAGCAAGATGCTATGCAATATTGACTTGCGGGCGGTGCTGAAGATCCATCAGGTACAGAAAAATGACATGACTGTCGTTTATAAACGTATCCAGCGTGATCAAGTATATCCTACTGATATCGTATTGAAGCTGGGAGAAGGCGGCAAGATCGATAGTGCAGCCAAGGCTGAAGACATCGAGCTGGGAGAAACCGTCAATCTTTGTGCGGATATTTATATCATCCAAACAGATCAACTGATCAAAGCGTTGAAAGAAGGACAAAAAGTCGGTACACCGGTAAACTTGGAAACATTCTTGCGGGGACATATCACTGAATTGAAAAGCTCGACTTATGAATATACGGGTTATTTAAGCAATATCCATGACGTTCCGTCTTATTATCAAGCGAACATGGATATGTTGAATCAACGACAATTCAGCTCATTGATGTATTCCAGCCAGAAGGTCTACACGAAACTGAAAAACGAAGTGCCGACTTACTACGCTACAACCTCAGATGTTAAAAACAGCCAATTTGCCTCTGGTTGTGTAGTGGAAGGAAAAGTCCATCGTTCATTGATCTCCCGCAGTACAACCATCGCAAAAGATGCAGTTGTAGAAGATACCATTCTTATGACGAACAATGAAATTTGCGAAGGCGCTGTTGTGCAATACGCGATCTTAGATAAAAACGTAATCGTCGATCCTGGTGTAAAAATCATTGGTACCCCGGAAAAACCGATGGTGGTCAAAAAAGGAGCACATGTGACAGCTGACATGATGGTTGACGCACTTGAGGAGAACAAAGCATGA